The following coding sequences lie in one Actinomyces capricornis genomic window:
- a CDS encoding adenylosuccinate synthase, producing MPAVVVVGTQWGDEGKGKATDQLGQDVDYVVKFNGGNNAGHTVVIDGEKFAFHLLPAGVLTPGVTPVIGNGVVVDLEVLFSEIAEIESRGKDASGLLISANAHIIPSYNRVLDRTIERFLGARQLGTTGRGIGPTYADKMNRVGLRIQDLFDESILRQKVHSALDQKNSLFLKVFNRAAIDPDAVADELLSYAERVRPMVVDCSVVLNDALDAGKTVLFEAGQATMLDIDHGTYPFVTSSNPTAGGACTGTGVGPTRIDSVVGVVKAYTTRVGEGPFPTELHDEVGERLRTEGGEFGVTTGRPRRCGWHDAVVTRYATRVNGLTDLVMTKLDVLTGHETIPVCVAYDVEGRRVEEMPLTQSDLHHAVPIYEEMPGWSQDITGVRDFADLPRPAQDYVLRIEELARCRISAIGVGPGREATISRHRLI from the coding sequence ATGCCAGCTGTTGTCGTCGTCGGCACCCAGTGGGGGGACGAGGGAAAGGGCAAGGCCACCGACCAGCTCGGCCAGGACGTCGACTATGTCGTGAAATTCAACGGCGGCAACAATGCCGGGCACACGGTGGTCATCGATGGGGAGAAGTTCGCCTTCCACCTCCTGCCCGCCGGTGTCCTGACCCCCGGGGTCACCCCCGTCATCGGCAATGGGGTGGTGGTGGACCTGGAGGTGCTCTTCAGCGAGATCGCCGAGATCGAGTCGCGCGGCAAGGACGCCTCCGGCCTGCTCATCAGCGCCAACGCCCACATCATCCCCTCCTACAACCGCGTGCTGGACCGCACCATCGAGCGCTTCCTGGGCGCCCGCCAGCTGGGCACGACCGGCCGGGGCATCGGCCCCACCTACGCCGACAAGATGAACCGCGTGGGCCTGCGCATCCAGGACCTGTTCGATGAGTCCATCCTGCGCCAGAAGGTCCACTCCGCCCTGGACCAGAAGAACAGCCTCTTCCTCAAGGTCTTCAACCGCGCGGCCATCGACCCCGATGCGGTGGCCGACGAGCTGCTGTCCTATGCCGAGCGCGTGCGCCCCATGGTCGTCGACTGCTCCGTGGTCCTCAATGATGCCCTCGACGCCGGCAAGACCGTGCTCTTCGAGGCCGGTCAGGCCACCATGCTCGATATCGACCACGGCACCTACCCCTTCGTCACCTCCTCCAACCCCACTGCCGGCGGCGCCTGCACCGGTACAGGCGTGGGCCCCACCCGCATCGACTCCGTGGTGGGTGTGGTCAAGGCCTACACCACGCGCGTGGGCGAAGGGCCCTTCCCCACTGAGCTGCACGATGAGGTCGGGGAGCGCCTGCGCACCGAGGGCGGGGAGTTCGGGGTCACCACGGGCCGTCCCCGGCGCTGCGGGTGGCACGACGCCGTCGTCACCCGCTACGCCACGAGGGTCAATGGCCTGACCGACCTGGTGATGACCAAGCTCGATGTCCTCACCGGGCACGAGACCATTCCCGTGTGCGTCGCCTACGACGTCGAGGGCCGGCGCGTGGAGGAGATGCCCCTGACCCAGTCCGACCTCCACCACGCCGTGCCCATCTATGAGGAGATGCCGGGCTGGAGCCAGGACATCACCGGGGTGCGCGACTTCGCCGACCTGCCCCGGCCCGCCCAGGACTACGTCCTGCGCATCGAGGAGCTCGCCCGCTGCCGCATCTCCGCTATTGGTGTGGGACCGGGGCGCGAGGCCACGATCTCGCGACACCGGCTCATCTAG
- a CDS encoding LppM family (lipo)protein — translation MNPVSSVRRAHRALRALAQSLPLVLPLMLALVLTLPSPLGHALAASSSTQDDYDISFDITINSDDTYSLKMVFIDRSSTPRITQDQCSIESFSSGGTRLSNGTAEFTEEDGMRTCKVTGSEPISQTKGLITHEDDEYVVDTSDFAGSDEVRMSLTVTFPGEVTESDGGTVTGNSVSFDSIGGHVVRGQDSPSGIPWLWIILGVIGVLVIAGAIVAIVLLGRRKAGAAAGDAAGLPPSAAPQPGPAVLPDPGAPQAAGPFPAAPQMPDSATPQPQAAAAAPIGPQSPAAPVDGGLPQQPGAWQETPGQGPVPQAPQQPWPAAPQAPDSAVPQPQQPQPWQQPEDPSRFQQ, via the coding sequence ATGAACCCCGTGTCCTCCGTGCGCCGCGCCCACCGTGCGCTCCGCGCGCTCGCGCAGTCCCTTCCACTGGTCCTGCCCCTCATGCTGGCGCTGGTCCTGACCCTGCCCTCCCCCCTCGGGCACGCCCTGGCGGCGAGCAGCAGCACGCAGGACGACTACGACATCTCCTTCGATATCACCATCAACTCCGATGACACCTACTCCCTGAAGATGGTGTTCATCGACCGGTCGAGCACGCCGCGGATCACGCAGGACCAGTGCTCGATCGAGTCCTTCTCCTCGGGCGGCACCCGGCTCAGCAACGGAACGGCCGAGTTCACCGAGGAGGACGGCATGCGCACCTGCAAGGTCACGGGCTCCGAGCCGATCTCCCAGACCAAGGGCCTCATCACCCATGAGGACGACGAGTATGTCGTGGACACCAGCGATTTCGCCGGCTCTGATGAGGTCAGGATGAGCCTGACCGTCACCTTCCCCGGGGAGGTCACCGAGTCCGACGGCGGAACGGTCACGGGCAACTCGGTGTCCTTCGACTCCATTGGCGGCCACGTCGTGCGCGGCCAGGACTCGCCCTCGGGCATTCCGTGGCTGTGGATCATCCTCGGGGTGATCGGGGTGCTGGTGATTGCCGGGGCCATCGTGGCGATCGTCCTGCTCGGCCGGAGGAAGGCCGGCGCTGCCGCAGGGGACGCTGCCGGGCTCCCCCCGAGTGCGGCGCCCCAGCCCGGGCCGGCCGTCCTGCCCGACCCCGGTGCCCCGCAGGCCGCCGGACCGTTCCCCGCCGCGCCCCAGATGCCCGACAGCGCCACACCGCAGCCCCAGGCCGCCGCAGCGGCGCCGATCGGCCCCCAGAGCCCCGCCGCGCCGGTCGACGGCGGGCTCCCCCAGCAGCCCGGGGCCTGGCAGGAGACCCCCGGTCAGGGGCCGGTGCCGCAGGCTCCCCAGCAGCCGTGGCCCGCCGCACCCCAGGCACCCGACAGTGCAGTACCGCAGCCCCAGCAGCCCCAGCCCTGGCAGCAGCCGGAGGACCCCTCCCGCTTCCAGCAGTAG
- a CDS encoding LppM family (lipo)protein — translation MTLSSPMRSARAVIAALLLLLVSTLTVAPAHAASGMGIDYTISIDLTVKPDDTYDAKVTIVDSSDPAIFTEENCTAAQESSSSSGNVPDNATTTFTEEGGKRTCIIEGSGPISDSDGVITHEGDEYVVDMSSTSGDTGSVEIAYSVTFPGEVTEAAGGTVEGNTVSFDKLNQQVVRGKDSAGLPWMWILIGLVIVAAVVGAIVAIVLKGRKKQNSQPQFAQPYAAPGQPGAPGGQPPFPQQPGGQYPPQGQYPQQ, via the coding sequence ATGACTCTCTCCTCCCCAATGCGCAGCGCGCGGGCCGTCATCGCCGCGCTCCTGCTCCTCCTCGTCTCCACGCTGACCGTGGCTCCGGCTCATGCGGCATCCGGCATGGGTATCGACTACACGATCTCCATCGATCTCACGGTCAAGCCGGATGACACCTATGACGCCAAGGTCACCATTGTGGACAGCTCCGATCCGGCGATCTTCACCGAGGAGAACTGCACGGCCGCCCAGGAGTCCTCCAGCAGCAGCGGGAATGTGCCCGATAATGCCACGACCACCTTCACCGAGGAGGGCGGCAAGCGCACCTGCATCATCGAGGGAAGCGGGCCGATCTCGGACAGCGATGGAGTGATCACCCACGAGGGCGACGAGTACGTCGTGGACATGAGCTCCACCTCGGGCGACACCGGCAGCGTCGAGATCGCCTACTCGGTGACCTTCCCCGGTGAGGTCACCGAGGCGGCCGGAGGCACGGTGGAGGGCAACACCGTGTCCTTCGACAAGCTCAACCAGCAGGTGGTGCGCGGCAAGGACTCCGCCGGCCTGCCGTGGATGTGGATCCTCATCGGCCTGGTCATTGTGGCCGCTGTGGTGGGCGCCATCGTGGCCATCGTGCTCAAGGGTAGGAAGAAGCAGAACTCGCAGCCTCAGTTCGCCCAGCCCTATGCGGCGCCCGGTCAGCCCGGCGCTCCCGGTGGGCAGCCTCCGTTCCCACAGCAGCCCGGTGGGCAGTACCCGCCCCAGGGCCAGTACCCGCAGCAGTGA
- a CDS encoding LppM family (lipo)protein: MRTHRSAQHRPGRPTRIRPLGWATAMLALVLLSACGVEYDVVIHDDDTVDLTYTVWDSSGLELITEETCTQETMSSYSSPLPPGTRTTYTYTTHGKSPACEISGSAIPLSELDDQGTAWSVAHEGREYVFSLSPSALSQAGGAEAAAGMTANVSVTFPGQVSSANGEIDGSTVTWRGVTSSSERLEARGHDGSVFSVTVASVVVTALVLLMTALTVVSIMANRRRKRAERTALRHLMQEQAPSAPSASGASPSSVYPLTAPAPQGQYPPVASAPASAGYSQFLQPGQPPTTGDSPGLPEAAMGAGSAQVPLDEPYPQSPTPGYISPSPAGPYQPVQHTPPGPGADGAFRDKAPSVYQVPPPAQAGHMPQAPLPYSDPHSEPYRPPDVPGQYN; encoded by the coding sequence ATGAGGACTCACCGCTCGGCTCAGCACAGGCCCGGCCGGCCCACCCGGATACGCCCCCTCGGCTGGGCGACGGCGATGCTCGCCCTCGTCCTGCTGTCCGCCTGCGGGGTGGAGTACGACGTCGTCATCCACGACGACGACACGGTGGACCTGACCTACACGGTCTGGGACTCCTCCGGCCTGGAGCTCATCACGGAGGAGACCTGCACACAGGAGACGATGTCCTCCTACTCCTCACCCCTGCCCCCGGGGACCCGAACCACCTACACCTACACCACCCACGGCAAGAGCCCGGCCTGCGAGATCAGCGGCTCGGCCATCCCCCTGTCCGAGCTGGATGACCAGGGAACGGCTTGGAGCGTGGCCCATGAGGGGCGCGAGTACGTGTTCTCCCTGTCCCCCTCGGCACTGTCCCAGGCGGGGGGCGCCGAGGCCGCCGCGGGAATGACGGCGAACGTCTCGGTGACCTTCCCCGGTCAGGTGAGCTCCGCCAATGGGGAGATCGATGGCAGCACCGTCACCTGGCGGGGAGTGACCAGCTCCTCGGAGAGGCTGGAGGCGCGGGGGCACGACGGCTCGGTCTTCTCCGTGACGGTCGCGTCCGTCGTCGTCACCGCCCTTGTCCTCCTCATGACGGCGCTCACGGTGGTCAGCATCATGGCCAACCGCCGGCGCAAGCGGGCCGAGCGCACTGCTCTCCGCCACCTCATGCAGGAACAGGCCCCCTCAGCCCCATCAGCCTCCGGCGCGTCCCCGTCCTCGGTCTACCCGCTGACCGCACCGGCTCCTCAGGGCCAGTACCCGCCTGTCGCCTCCGCGCCGGCCAGCGCCGGTTACAGCCAGTTCCTCCAGCCGGGTCAGCCCCCGACCACGGGGGACTCACCTGGCCTGCCCGAGGCCGCGATGGGGGCCGGCTCCGCCCAGGTCCCGCTCGACGAGCCCTACCCCCAGTCCCCCACACCCGGGTACATCTCCCCCTCCCCCGCCGGCCCCTACCAGCCCGTCCAGCACACACCCCCGGGACCCGGAGCGGATGGCGCCTTCCGGGACAAGGCGCCGTCCGTCTACCAGGTGCCGCCGCCCGCGCAGGCGGGCCACATGCCCCAGGCGCCGCTGCCCTACAGCGATCCCCACAGCGAGCCGTACCGTCCTCCGGACGTCCCCGGTCAGTACAACTAG
- a CDS encoding LppM family (lipo)protein — MLRRARLTRLPRLGMRAALVVPACLALAGCTATMDMTISAQGAYDVVLEMRDTTGSTFGPSPDCSAYEDPTAMNIPEGTSVDTEVLTGQEGNGCLVTITGVKVPDASQAAEGALVVRDGDLYTVTIPAFGADSSQGAAQGQDGSFNSVVKARASVSFPGAVTRADGGGRINGSTVTWEDADVLVDGVSASGYAQQARGVPWWKRAGSWLTGALVLAGAGVGVAAVRRRRRARS, encoded by the coding sequence ATGCTCCGCCGCGCCCGCCTGACCCGACTGCCCCGCCTCGGCATGCGCGCCGCCCTGGTGGTCCCGGCCTGCCTGGCGCTGGCCGGGTGCACCGCGACGATGGACATGACCATCTCGGCCCAGGGAGCCTACGACGTCGTCCTGGAGATGCGGGACACCACGGGCTCCACCTTCGGGCCCTCCCCTGACTGCTCGGCCTACGAGGACCCCACCGCCATGAACATCCCCGAGGGCACCTCGGTGGACACTGAGGTCCTCACCGGGCAGGAGGGCAACGGCTGCCTGGTGACCATCACCGGCGTCAAGGTTCCCGACGCCTCCCAGGCCGCCGAGGGCGCCCTGGTGGTGCGCGACGGGGATCTCTACACCGTCACGATCCCCGCCTTCGGGGCGGACTCCTCCCAGGGCGCCGCCCAGGGCCAGGACGGCTCCTTCAACTCCGTGGTCAAGGCCCGCGCCTCGGTGTCCTTCCCCGGCGCCGTCACGCGGGCCGACGGCGGCGGCCGGATCAACGGCAGCACCGTGACCTGGGAGGACGCCGACGTCCTGGTCGATGGGGTGAGCGCCTCGGGCTACGCCCAGCAGGCGCGCGGCGTGCCGTGGTGGAAGCGCGCCGGCAGCTGGCTGACAGGCGCCCTGGTGCTGGCGGGCGCCGGCGTGGGAGTGGCGGCGGTGCGGCGGCGCCGGCGGGCCCGCTCCTGA
- a CDS encoding phosphoenolpyruvate carboxykinase (GTP) produces the protein MTVSEQDIRAAAPANVPQDVIDFVTRIAELGKPKDVYFCDGSQEEWDRLTTEMVESGMFTRLNPDKRPNSFLARSLPSDVARVESRTYICSEKEEDAGPTNNWYDPAEMKKILNEKFDGAYAGRTMYVIPFSMGPLGGPISQLGIEITDSPYVVVNMRIMARIGTAAMDLINEGRPWVPAVHSVGAPLAPGQEDTAWPCNDEKYITHFPETNEIWSYGSGYGGNALLGKKCYALRIASTMARRDDWMAEHMLILRLTDEKSGKQYHVTAAFPSACGKTNLAMLQPTIPGYKVETVGDDIAWMRQGEDGRLRAINPEAGFFGVAPGTSYKTNPMAMETMKANTIFTNVALTDDGDVWWEGIDAELPEHLIDWQGNDYTPADAAEGKKAAHPNSRFTTPASQCPIICPDWEAPEGVPIDAILFGGRRATNVPLVAEQYEPAHGVFIGASVASEVTAAALDAKVGALRHDPFAMLPFCGYNMADYWGHWLKLQEELGENFPKVYQVNWFRKDEDGKFIWPGFGDNSRVLDWIVRRAGGEVEAVEGVTGLYPKFEDFNLEGLELGEDEWAKMYDIDPEAWAAEMEETEEYFKQFGDKVPAAITEQLAKFRERITAAKA, from the coding sequence ATGACTGTGTCTGAGCAGGACATCCGCGCTGCCGCGCCGGCCAACGTGCCGCAGGACGTGATCGATTTCGTCACCCGCATCGCCGAGCTGGGCAAGCCCAAGGATGTGTACTTCTGCGACGGCTCCCAGGAGGAGTGGGACCGCCTGACCACCGAGATGGTCGAGTCCGGCATGTTCACCCGCCTCAACCCCGACAAGCGCCCCAACTCCTTCCTTGCGCGTTCCCTGCCCAGCGATGTGGCCCGTGTGGAGTCCCGCACCTACATCTGCTCGGAGAAGGAGGAGGACGCCGGCCCGACCAACAACTGGTACGACCCGGCGGAGATGAAGAAGATCCTCAACGAGAAGTTCGACGGCGCCTACGCCGGGCGCACGATGTACGTCATCCCCTTCTCCATGGGCCCCCTGGGCGGTCCCATCTCCCAGCTGGGCATCGAGATCACCGACTCCCCCTACGTGGTGGTCAACATGCGGATCATGGCCCGCATCGGCACCGCTGCCATGGACCTCATCAACGAGGGCCGCCCCTGGGTGCCCGCCGTGCACTCCGTGGGCGCCCCCCTGGCCCCGGGCCAGGAGGACACCGCCTGGCCCTGCAACGACGAGAAGTACATCACCCACTTCCCGGAGACCAACGAGATCTGGTCCTACGGCTCGGGCTACGGCGGCAACGCCCTGCTGGGCAAGAAGTGCTACGCACTGCGCATCGCCTCGACCATGGCGCGCCGCGACGACTGGATGGCCGAGCACATGCTCATCCTGCGCCTGACCGACGAGAAGTCCGGCAAGCAGTACCACGTCACCGCCGCCTTCCCCAGCGCCTGCGGCAAGACCAACCTGGCCATGCTCCAGCCCACCATCCCCGGCTACAAGGTCGAGACGGTCGGCGACGACATCGCCTGGATGCGCCAGGGCGAGGACGGGCGCCTGCGCGCCATCAACCCCGAGGCCGGCTTCTTCGGTGTGGCCCCCGGCACCTCCTACAAGACCAACCCCATGGCCATGGAGACCATGAAGGCCAACACCATCTTCACCAACGTCGCCCTGACCGACGACGGCGATGTGTGGTGGGAGGGCATCGACGCCGAGCTGCCCGAGCACCTCATCGACTGGCAGGGCAACGACTACACCCCGGCTGACGCCGCCGAGGGCAAGAAGGCCGCCCACCCCAACTCCCGCTTCACCACTCCGGCCTCGCAGTGCCCGATCATCTGCCCGGACTGGGAGGCCCCCGAGGGCGTGCCGATCGACGCGATCCTCTTCGGCGGTCGCCGCGCCACCAACGTGCCGCTGGTGGCCGAGCAGTACGAGCCCGCCCACGGCGTGTTCATCGGCGCCTCCGTGGCCTCCGAGGTCACGGCCGCGGCCCTGGACGCCAAGGTCGGCGCGCTGCGCCACGACCCCTTCGCCATGCTCCCCTTCTGCGGCTACAACATGGCCGACTACTGGGGCCACTGGCTCAAGCTCCAGGAGGAGCTGGGCGAGAACTTCCCCAAGGTCTACCAGGTCAACTGGTTCCGCAAGGACGAGGACGGCAAGTTCATCTGGCCCGGATTCGGTGACAACTCCCGCGTCCTGGACTGGATCGTGCGCCGCGCCGGTGGCGAGGTCGAAGCCGTCGAGGGCGTGACCGGCCTGTACCCCAAGTTCGAGGACTTCAACCTCGAGGGCCTGGAGCTGGGCGAGGACGAGTGGGCCAAGATGTACGACATCGACCCCGAGGCCTGGGCCGCCGAGATGGAGGAGACCGAGGAGTACTTCAAGCAGTTCGGCGACAAGGTCCCCGCGGCCATCACCGAGCAGCTGGCCAAGTTCCGCGAGCGCATCACGGCCGCCAAGGCCTGA
- the purD gene encoding phosphoribosylamine--glycine ligase, whose translation MKILLLGSGAREHALARALASDPATTELVVAPGNPGTAAIATNLLIDPAAPEEVVELAVQMGADLVVVGPEAPLVAGVADAVRDAGIPCFGPGAEAARLEGSKAFAKEVMAAAGIPTAEAAVCTSQEELAAALDRFGAPYVVKEDGLAAGKGVVVTEEREAALAHGRACLAREGGRVVVEDYLDGPEASVFCVCDGATVRPLAPAQDFKRLGDGDAGPNTGGMGAYTPLTWAPADLAEQVVREVAQPVVDEMARRGTSFIGLLYCGLALTSEGLRVVEFNVRFGDPETQAVLARLTSSLPELLLAAATGRLTQAPEPSWSEQAAVDVVIAAPGYPGTVSTGGRITGIEDAEALEGVHVLHAGTGLGEDGGLEATGGRVLSVVALGEDVAAARARAYEAVARIHLDGAQYRTDIAAGR comes from the coding sequence GTGAAGATCCTGCTTCTGGGGTCCGGCGCGCGCGAGCACGCCCTGGCCCGTGCCCTCGCCTCAGATCCCGCCACCACCGAGCTCGTCGTCGCTCCCGGTAACCCGGGGACCGCCGCGATCGCCACGAACCTCCTCATCGATCCGGCTGCGCCCGAGGAGGTCGTGGAGCTGGCCGTTCAGATGGGGGCGGACCTGGTGGTGGTCGGCCCGGAGGCGCCCTTGGTGGCGGGTGTGGCCGACGCCGTGCGCGACGCCGGCATCCCCTGCTTCGGGCCCGGTGCGGAGGCCGCCCGCCTGGAGGGCTCCAAGGCCTTCGCCAAGGAGGTGATGGCCGCCGCCGGCATTCCCACGGCCGAGGCCGCCGTGTGCACCAGCCAGGAGGAGCTCGCCGCGGCCCTGGATCGCTTCGGCGCCCCGTACGTGGTCAAGGAGGACGGCCTGGCGGCCGGCAAGGGCGTCGTGGTCACCGAGGAGCGCGAGGCGGCCCTGGCCCACGGGCGCGCCTGCCTGGCCCGGGAGGGCGGGCGCGTGGTCGTGGAGGACTACCTCGATGGTCCTGAGGCCTCCGTGTTCTGCGTCTGCGATGGCGCCACGGTCCGCCCCCTGGCCCCGGCCCAGGACTTCAAGCGGCTGGGTGATGGCGACGCCGGTCCCAACACCGGGGGCATGGGCGCCTACACGCCCCTGACGTGGGCGCCCGCCGACCTGGCCGAGCAGGTGGTGCGCGAGGTCGCCCAGCCCGTGGTCGACGAGATGGCCCGGCGCGGCACCAGTTTCATCGGCCTGCTCTACTGCGGCCTGGCCCTGACCTCTGAGGGCCTGCGCGTGGTGGAGTTCAATGTCCGCTTCGGCGACCCCGAGACCCAGGCGGTCCTGGCGCGCCTGACCTCCTCCCTGCCCGAGCTGCTGCTCGCGGCCGCCACCGGCCGCCTGACCCAGGCCCCCGAGCCGAGCTGGAGCGAGCAGGCGGCGGTCGATGTCGTCATCGCGGCCCCCGGCTACCCCGGCACGGTATCCACCGGCGGGCGGATCACCGGTATCGAGGATGCGGAGGCCCTGGAGGGCGTCCATGTGCTGCACGCCGGCACCGGCCTGGGCGAGGACGGCGGCCTGGAGGCCACCGGCGGGCGCGTCCTGTCGGTGGTCGCCCTGGGCGAGGATGTGGCTGCCGCCCGCGCCCGCGCCTACGAGGCCGTGGCCCGCATCCATCTCGACGGCGCCCAGTACCGCACGGACATCGCCGCCGGGCGCTGA
- a CDS encoding phosphoribosylaminoimidazolesuccinocarboxamide synthase, which translates to MSQPASSSSPAPHLLTAAGSPQDATATSTTTPSTTAPSTTAAAASGLPGAPEAPALPGWEHLSSGKVRDIYTPEAGGPWAGRDVLLVVASDRISAYDHVLPTPIPDKGRVLTALSAWWLDRLADIVPHHLVSLDVPTPVAGRAMICTRLTMHPVECVARGYLTGSGLVEYRRHRTVCGLPLPEGLDEASRLPEPLFTPAAKAELGEHDENITYRRVEDMVGPTTAAQLREATLALYSRAARIAAQRGIIVADTKVELGTDPGGRLTLGDEVLTPDSSRFWPARAWQPGRATPSFDKQYVRDWLTSPASGWDPASGQAPPPLPHDVVERTRERYLEAYRLLTGSALEL; encoded by the coding sequence ATGAGCCAGCCCGCCAGCTCCAGTTCCCCCGCCCCCCACCTGCTCACCGCCGCAGGCTCGCCCCAGGACGCCACGGCTACCTCCACCACAACTCCCAGCACCACCGCCCCCAGTACCACCGCTGCCGCGGCCTCGGGCCTGCCCGGCGCCCCCGAGGCCCCGGCGCTGCCGGGCTGGGAGCACCTCTCCAGCGGCAAGGTCCGCGACATCTACACCCCCGAGGCCGGAGGCCCCTGGGCGGGCCGCGACGTGCTCCTCGTCGTCGCCTCGGACCGCATCAGCGCCTACGACCACGTCCTGCCCACGCCCATCCCGGACAAGGGCCGTGTCCTGACCGCCCTGAGCGCCTGGTGGCTCGACCGGCTCGCCGACATCGTCCCCCACCACCTGGTCTCCCTCGACGTCCCCACCCCCGTGGCCGGCCGCGCCATGATCTGCACCCGCCTGACCATGCACCCCGTGGAGTGCGTGGCCCGCGGCTACCTCACCGGCTCGGGCCTGGTCGAGTACCGCAGGCACCGCACCGTCTGCGGCCTGCCCCTGCCCGAGGGCCTGGACGAGGCCTCCCGCCTGCCGGAGCCGCTCTTCACCCCCGCGGCCAAGGCCGAGCTGGGCGAGCACGACGAGAACATCACCTACCGGCGCGTGGAGGACATGGTGGGCCCCACCACCGCCGCCCAGCTGCGCGAGGCCACCCTCGCCCTCTACTCCCGCGCCGCCCGGATCGCCGCCCAGCGCGGCATCATCGTCGCCGACACCAAGGTCGAGCTCGGCACCGACCCCGGTGGCCGCCTCACCCTGGGAGACGAGGTCCTGACCCCCGACTCCTCCCGCTTCTGGCCCGCCCGGGCCTGGCAGCCGGGCCGGGCCACCCCCTCCTTCGACAAGCAGTACGTGCGCGACTGGCTCACCTCGCCCGCCTCTGGCTGGGACCCCGCCAGCGGCCAGGCACCGCCGCCCCTGCCCCACGACGTCGTCGAGCGCACCCGGGAGCGCTACCTCGAGGCCTACCGCCTCCTGACCGGCTCCGCACTGGAGCTGTGA